The genomic window AGGATTCGCCCAGATAATAAGTAAAAAAATAGAAAAGATAATACCTGCAAGAATATAAATAGCACTAACAATTCTGCCAAATATTTTCATTTTTTTCCTCCAATTATTATAAATTATACCACAAAACAAAACCACAGAATAAAACCCTTACAAGTTTATAATAATTCATAATTTTTCCCAGGAAGTTCTTTTATAATTCCTTTTAATTCTAATTTAAGCAAGATTGTTGAAAGGCAGGGATAGTCCATACCTGTTAATTTTAAAAGTTGTTCAATGTTGACTTTTTCATTTATAAAAGACAAAACCTTCTTTTCTTCTTCATCAATGTTTTTTACTATTTTTTCTTTTTTCTCTTGTTCTTTTATTTCAATATTCAGTTCTTCCAATATATCTGAAATGTCCTGTATAAGTATTGCTCCATCTTTAAGAAGTTTATTTGTTCCTTTTGAAGTTATGCTATCTGCCTGTCCAGGTAGTGCGAATACATCTCTTCCCTCGGAAATAGCAATGTTTGCTGTAATTATTGCTCCTGACCTTGGTCCAGCTTCAACAACAATTACTCCTTTTGAAATGCCTGCAATTATTCTGTTTCTGATTGGAAAATTCCATTTTTCAGGTAATACACTGGAAGGAAATTCTGTTATAATTGCTCCTCCTAATTCTACAATTTTATCAACAAGTTTTATATTTTCTTTTGGATAAAAATTGTCAAATCCGGAACCTAAAACTCCAACTGTTTTCCCTTTACTTTTTATTGCTCCATAATGACAAATATAATCAATCCCTCTTGCAAGACCGCTAACAATTGTAATGCCCAGTGATGAAAGTTGAAAGGAAAATTTTTCTGCCATTTTAATTCCATAATAAGATGGATTCCTTGTTCCAACCATTGCTATTGGAAATGGGTGATTTTCTATTTCCCCTTTTACATAAAGAATATAAGGTGGGTCATATATCTGTTTTAATAATGGGGGATATTCTTTATCTTTTATTGTTATTATTTTAATGTCATTTTTTATAGCATATTCAACTTCTTTTTCCCAGTTAATTGTTTTTATGTTTTTTATTTTTTCTGCTGATTTCTGGTCAATACCTTTTTTTACTAACTCATCTACTGGTAAATTAAATAAATTTTCAATATTCTCTGTTTTTTCAATAAATTTATATAACTTTGAAGGTTTGATTTTTAATATAGAAGCACCAATCCAGTATTTTTTATCTTCCATTTTATACAAGTGATTCAAGATTAAAAAGTTTTTGATATTCAAGTTGTGCAAATCTATCTGTCATACCTGCAATATAGTCACATATCACAATTTCTTTTGGTTCATATTCCATTTTCTTCTGGATATGGGGAGGTAGTTGTTTTGGTTCATTTAGATATGCATTAAAAAGGTCAGTAATAATTCTTTCTGCTTTTTTTGCCATCCTTATTACTCTGTAATTTTCATACATATTTTCTTCAAGGAATTTTCTTAATTGAGTATGTTTTCTTATTACTTCTTCAGAATGTGTAATAAGAATATGGGTATTTCTTACATCTTCAATAGAAGAAACACCGGATTTTTCAATGTTCTCTATACTCTGGCAAATAACATCACTCACAAGATAATTTATGAAATTTCTTATCATTACATGCCTTTTGTGTTTTTCAGGTATTTTTTCAATATTTACTTTTTTCTCTATTTCTTTCCAAAGAGTTATTTTTTCAATTTCCTTAAAACTTATAATCCCAGACCTTATTCCATCATCAAGGTCATGACAAGTATATGCAATTTCGTCCGATACATTAACAACCTGAGCTTCAAGTGAAGGAGAGGTGAATTTTGTGAATTCCTGATATTCATCTATCAGGGGTCTGTCATAACTTGTTTTATGCCTTATTATTCCCTCTCTTACTTCATAGGTTAAATTTAAACCAGGAAAATCAGGATATCTTTCTTCTATTTTATCAACAACTTTTAATCCTTGTTCATTATGTTCAAAACCAGGAAATTTATGTTCTTTCATAAGTTTATCAAGTACTAATTCTCCTTTATGACCAAAAGGAGTATGTCCAATGTCATGAGCAAGAGAAATACCTTCAACAAGGTCTTCATTTAATTTCAGCGTTCTTGCTATTGTTCTTGCAATTTGCTGTACTTCAAGAGTATGCGTAAGTCTATTCCTGTAATGGTCACCTTCTCCATAGATAAAAACCTGTGTTTTATATTCAAGTCGTCTGAATGCAGTAGAATGAATTATTCTATCTCTATCTCTTTGAAAAACATTTCTGTATGGATGTTCTTCTTCTTTATATTTTCTCCCTAATGAAGAAGAACTTCTTGCTGCATATGGAGATAATAAAATATCATTATCTTTAATATCCTGATTATTTTTCATTTTTCTGGTAAGTAAATTAAAGGGTCAACTGCCTTATCACCTATTCTTATTTCAAAATGAAGATATCTTTTTTTCTGTGTTCCCCCTTTTATTTTTCCTATTACCTGTCCCTTTTTTACTTTTTCTCCTTTTTTTGTTAGAATTTCAAGGTCATGTCCATAAATAGTATAAAGATTATTTGTGTGTTCTATTATAATTGTTTCCTGATATTTTGCTGTTGTTCCGACATAACTTACTGTCCCTGCTGCTGAAGAAAAAACTGTACTTCCTTGTTCAACTATTATATCAATTCCCTGATTTCCCAGTTCTCCATATTTACATATAATATCTCCCTTTTCTACTGGCCATATAAAGGCACTATCTTTTATAATTGGGATGTATTCATTTTTTGTTTCTACTTCATTTCTATCAGAAGATGGTTGTTTTATATTTGATGAAGGGGGAAGAAGAGCATATGAAGGTTGTTTTTTATTTGTTCCTGGTATTTTAAGTTTTTGCCCACAGGATATATTGTCACTAAATAAGTTATTGGCTTTTTTTATTTTTTCAACACCTACTTTTATTTCAGATGTACTTTTTCCATCATAATAATACTCTGAAATTCTAAAAAGGTTTTCACCACTTTTTACATAGTGATAGGTATAATTTGGTTCACTTTTTTTCTTTGAAGTACTGGTTCCCACAGTAAATGTACAACCAGAAATTAAAAATATTATACCGATAATTTCAATTTCTTTATAAAATTTTTTAACCAGTTTTTGAAAATTTATCATTTTCTCCCTTTAATTAAATTATACTATTATCTATCAATATAGGTTAAACAAAGATTACTTATTATTTTCCTTAAAAAAATTACAGAAATTTTTTATTACACATTTCAGACATTCTGGATTTTTTGCTTTACATACATTTCTCCCATGTAAAATTAATCTAAATGGAAAATCAATCCAATTTTTTTTGGGAATAATTTTCATAAGGTCCTGTTCAATTTTTGATGGCTCTGTATTTTTTGTAAGTCCAAGTCGTTGAGAGACACGCTTAACATGAGTATCAACAACAATTCCCTCACTTTTCCCGAATGCCTGGGAAACAACTACATTTGCTGTTTTCCTTGCAACTCCTGGCAATTTAATTAATTCCTCTACTTTATCTGGTACTTTCCCGTTATATTGCTTTACAAGAATTTCACATAAATTTTTTATATTTTTTGCTTTATTTTTATAAAAATTCACTGAACTTATAATTTTTTCAATTTCTTCAACTGGACTTGAGGCAAAATCATATGGGGACTTAAATTTCTCAAAAAGTATTGGAGTTATTTTATTTACCAATTTGTCTGTTGTTTGTGCTGAAAGAATTGTGGCAATAAGAAGTTGAAATGGATTCTGAAAAACAAGAGAGGTTTTACTTTCTGGATATTCTTTTTCAAGTATCCTTATTATTTTATTAACATTTTCTTTTTCCATATAACCTATTTTATCAAAAAAATAAAATTTTTAAAAATTGTCAGTAGATTTTAAATTTATTAATAAGATACAAATAGTTAATATAGGAAAAAATTAAAGATGATATTTGTTAAAACAATACCATTTTTTTATTTTGTAACCCTAAAATCCTGTTTTCTTATAACTATGGAGAATTGAAAATTATCAAAAAGAAAAAGTAGTGTAGATTTAGAATTGTGAATTTGAATAATAGATGTATTTATATTATAACTATGAAAAAATTTAAAGAATTCACATTTTGAAAGGGGATTATACTATTTTTACATCAAAGGTGTAATAAAAATTAACATCCCCCTCCTCACTTATATCCCTCGGGCGTAGTTCATAATCCGTAGCCAAAAGCGAGGACGCTACGGTGCAGAATGAGGGGGATTGTTTTTTCTTCTCCCCTCTGGGGAGAAGATTATGATGAGGGGGAGAAAAAAGCAAAAAGCCCCCCTCACCCCCGCCCTCTCCCCCGAGGGGAGAGGATAGGTGAGGGGAAAATATATACTCTATGTATGTTGTCAAATTGGTATTAACTGCATAGTTATTAAAATTTGCGGGATTTTAGGTTTGTAACATAAACCTAAAAACTTTTTCTCTTTTAGTCAAATTACTTATTCTATCAATTATGCTCTTTCATTTTTTTTATCTTGTTACTTACTACTTTCTGGTTAATCTTGTTGAGTTGAACTATATTTTTATTTTTTCTGCATATTTTCCTATTACAGGGAGTGGCTCTGTCTTTTCACTGAGAGCATTAACTATCCCTATTATCATTAATACCAGTAAAAATATCCCAACAACCATACCTACGACCCATCCTATCACTGGTATTATCCACAAAATTCTTGTTATTATGCCACAAATCAACAATACCAACCCTTGTTTTACATGAAACTTTGAGTACTCGTTATCCTTATTCACAAGAAGCGGTATCAAAAGAAGAAGTCCTAAGTATGAAAGCCATGCTAATCCCTTTCCTTCATCAATTACTTTCTTATCCATTGTCCCTCCTATTTTGTTTATATAACCGCGGGGTTAAATTTACGCGGTTGAACAAAATTTATCTCTTAATCCTGGAAAGTTGAAATTACTTTTTTAATGTCAATTGTTCTGTCATAAATTGCTTTTCCTATAACAACTCCATCAATTTTATATCCAATTGAATTTAAAGCAATTATATCATTTTCATCTTTTACTCCGCCAGAAATAATTATTTCTTCTATTTTTTCTCTTATGTTGTCTATTTTTATTAAAACTCTTCCAATAGGCACAATATCAATACCTTCAAGTGTCCCATCCCTTTCAATATTTGTAATTAAAAATCTACTAAATCCCTTTTCAATAAATTTTTGTATCAAAAATTCAGGCAAAATTGGAACTGTTACATTCCATCCACTCAATCCAATTTCATTATTTATAAAATCAATAGCAACAATTATCCTTTTTTTAATATCTCTGTTAAGTTTTTCAATTATTTCAATTTCAGGAGATTCTTTTTCAACTTTAAAGTCCTTTCCTGCTTGTTGATAAAGAAATCTCAAGTCCTGTATAGTATATCCATTTTCAAGTA from bacterium includes these protein-coding regions:
- the dprA gene encoding DNA-processing protein DprA → MEDKKYWIGASILKIKPSKLYKFIEKTENIENLFNLPVDELVKKGIDQKSAEKIKNIKTINWEKEVEYAIKNDIKIITIKDKEYPPLLKQIYDPPYILYVKGEIENHPFPIAMVGTRNPSYYGIKMAEKFSFQLSSLGITIVSGLARGIDYICHYGAIKSKGKTVGVLGSGFDNFYPKENIKLVDKIVELGGAIITEFPSSVLPEKWNFPIRNRIIAGISKGVIVVEAGPRSGAIITANIAISEGRDVFALPGQADSITSKGTNKLLKDGAILIQDISDILEELNIEIKEQEKKEKIVKNIDEEEKKVLSFINEKVNIEQLLKLTGMDYPCLSTILLKLELKGIIKELPGKNYELL
- a CDS encoding deoxyguanosinetriphosphate triphosphohydrolase; translated protein: MKNNQDIKDNDILLSPYAARSSSSLGRKYKEEEHPYRNVFQRDRDRIIHSTAFRRLEYKTQVFIYGEGDHYRNRLTHTLEVQQIARTIARTLKLNEDLVEGISLAHDIGHTPFGHKGELVLDKLMKEHKFPGFEHNEQGLKVVDKIEERYPDFPGLNLTYEVREGIIRHKTSYDRPLIDEYQEFTKFTSPSLEAQVVNVSDEIAYTCHDLDDGIRSGIISFKEIEKITLWKEIEKKVNIEKIPEKHKRHVMIRNFINYLVSDVICQSIENIEKSGVSSIEDVRNTHILITHSEEVIRKHTQLRKFLEENMYENYRVIRMAKKAERIITDLFNAYLNEPKQLPPHIQKKMEYEPKEIVICDYIAGMTDRFAQLEYQKLFNLESLV
- a CDS encoding peptidoglycan DD-metalloendopeptidase family protein, coding for MINFQKLVKKFYKEIEIIGIIFLISGCTFTVGTSTSKKKSEPNYTYHYVKSGENLFRISEYYYDGKSTSEIKVGVEKIKKANNLFSDNISCGQKLKIPGTNKKQPSYALLPPSSNIKQPSSDRNEVETKNEYIPIIKDSAFIWPVEKGDIICKYGELGNQGIDIIVEQGSTVFSSAAGTVSYVGTTAKYQETIIIEHTNNLYTIYGHDLEILTKKGEKVKKGQVIGKIKGGTQKKRYLHFEIRIGDKAVDPLIYLPEK
- the nth gene encoding endonuclease III, encoding MEKENVNKIIRILEKEYPESKTSLVFQNPFQLLIATILSAQTTDKLVNKITPILFEKFKSPYDFASSPVEEIEKIISSVNFYKNKAKNIKNLCEILVKQYNGKVPDKVEELIKLPGVARKTANVVVSQAFGKSEGIVVDTHVKRVSQRLGLTKNTEPSKIEQDLMKIIPKKNWIDFPFRLILHGRNVCKAKNPECLKCVIKNFCNFFKENNK
- a CDS encoding HisA/HisF-related TIM barrel protein → MKVIPAIDIEENKVARLYKGNYNRVTFYKDTPAFFTKKFIEFGAKRIHLIMLSGAKKGHHSKGNQKIIEEVIETKNRLNPKCEIQLGGGIRKPGQVRHYLSTGIDFVIMGTSLLVPILLENGYTIQDLRFLYQQAGKDFKVEKESPEIEIIEKLNRDIKKRIIVAIDFINNEIGLSGWNVTVPILPEFLIQKFIEKGFSRFLITNIERDGTLEGIDIVPIGRVLIKIDNIREKIEEIIISGGVKDENDIIALNSIGYKIDGVVIGKAIYDRTIDIKKVISTFQD